A stretch of the Chelonia mydas isolate rCheMyd1 chromosome 5, rCheMyd1.pri.v2, whole genome shotgun sequence genome encodes the following:
- the PIGO gene encoding GPI ethanolamine phosphate transferase 3 isoform X3 — protein sequence MGGIGGTMLALTFSPPCRMQRWPVLLFLAWACFLFFSGIGLFTSGFLLMRIELTNRSSCSDSLAAPAWAGQQVAPGTCWMPQRVPKAVLLIIDALTFEFAHFDTAKARPRPYENKLGFLHQLAGSQPRHARLYRFRADPPTTTMQRIKGITTGSLPTFIDVGSNFASYAIEEDNLLGQLVQNGRRVVFMGDDTWDGLFPQKFFRSYFFPSFNVKDLHTVDDGILQHLYKTVDGGEWDLLIAHFLGVDHCGHKHGPDHPEMAKKLTQMNEMLRSLVDHLGNDTLLLVAGDHGMTETGDHGGDSEKEVNAALFVYSKTPLFGAHLPEEPETIPQVNLVPTLALLLGVPIPYSNIGEVMAELFSGDGGAASAALSQLSAYRVNAGQVDRFLHSYSLAAQDLPAERLRHLRELFSAALEEHDQLLAQVQEGLPASPELEARLGRLVGRFQRYLRGARAVCTESWARFHPLRMVAGCALIAASCLLCCVASELAAALDFSYRSHLLYPLLWGLAVAALLGLGHLLTKEGLDLILVLSWSAAASQLAFFWHWWGRRPRRAHLAGVQLPVASAGLWQRLRAWQGLVLPMGILFIRCCAMFSDSFVVAEARVAPFLLASLAILLVGKLHWHGRLTAPEAPKQPPGFAFYQKESWQLLCLLAVLLACLRLSGLFHQCREEIPHCQPSPFLAPLSSLQSTQAKNLFYLLCVAALAGLVYAVRRWLRHYGNLNSSSPLVLFVRWAFPLVAVWIACYWAVTSGAEDTLGKLQELVQVALVGFPRAVYGLASLGLLLVLWTPVTVFVKDSREPVGPIVTPYQGAPSSQADLQHVIPQIYRRMQQSLKSQLDRGHRRATVAAYGLGSVYSAALVIVLTLVGFLLLLLHSERMSLSFLLLFLEAFVLLRIHVCVVSLAGDAEPFMVPWYAVTAWVFAATQFFYSTGHQPIFPAIHWNAAFVGFQQGHTTHLLPAVLVGANTFASHILFAVGCPLLLLWPFVCEAPNSQRRKLKKELREELQEEEEPMMEMRLRESPERFSAALLQLGLKYLFVLGVQLLACVWAAMILRRHLMVWKVFAPKFLFEALGFMVSSICLLLGIFLVMRVDCTVSAWFEQLQPR from the exons atggggggcatCGGGGGCACCATGCTGGCTCTGACCTTCTCCCCCCCTTGCAGGATGCAGAGGTGGCCGGTGCTGCTCTTCCTGGCCTGGGCCTGTTTCCTCTTCTTCTCCGGCATCGGTCTCTTCACCAGCGGCTTCCTGCTCATGAGGATCGAGCTCACCAACCGCAGCTCCTGCTCGGACTCGCTGGCCGCCCCAGCCTGGGCCGGGCAGCAGGTCGCGCCCGGCACCTGCTGGATGCCCCAGCGCGTCCCCAAAGCCGTGCTGCTCATCATAGACGCCCTGACCTTCGAGTTCGCCCACTTCGACACAGCTAAGGCGAGGCCCCGGCCCTACGAGAACAAGCTGGGCTTCCTGCACCAGCTggccggctcccagccccgccatGCCCGGCTCTACCGCTTCCGAGCCGACCCGCCCACCACCACCATGCAGCGCATCAAGGGCATCACCACCGGCTCCCTGCCCACCTTCATCGACGTGGGCAGCAACTTCGCCTCCTACGCCATCGAGGAGGACAACCTGCTCGGCCAGCTGGTGCAGAACG GGAGGAGAGTGGTCTTCATGGGGGATGACACCTGGGATGGGCTCTTCCCCCAGAAGTTCTTCCGCTCGTATTTCTTCCCTTCGTTTAACGTGAAGGATCTTCACACGGTGGATGATGGGATCCTGCAGCATCTCTATAAGACTG TGGATGGTGGCGAGTGGGACCTGCTGATCGCTCATTTCCTGGGTGTGGATCATTGTGGGCACAAGCATGGACCTGACCATCCAGAAATGGCCAAGAAGCTCACCCAGATGAACGAGATGCTCAG GTCGCTGGTGGATCACCTGGGGAACGACACCCTGCTGCTGGTGGCCGGGGACCATGGAATGACGGAGACTGGGGACCACGGAGGAGACAGTGAGAAGGAGGTGAACGCGGCGCTCTTCGTGTACAGTAAAACGCCTCTCTTTGGAGCCCACCTTCCTGAG GAGCCGGAAACCATCCCACAGGTGAACCTGGTGCCCACCTTGGCCCTGCTGCTGGGCGTGCCCATTCCCTACAGTAACATCGGGGAGGTGATGGCTGAGCTGTTCTCGGGGGATGGCGGCGCTGCTTCGGCAGCACTCAGTCAGCTCTCGGCGTATCGCGTCAACGCCGGACAG GTGGACCGTTTCCTGCACTCCTACTCGCTGGCTGCCCAGGACCTGCCGGCCGAGCGGCTCCGGCACCTGCGGGAGCTTTTCTCTGCCGCGCTGGAGGAGCACGACCAGCTGCTGGCCCAAGTGCAGGAGGGGCTGCCTGCATCCCCCGAGCTGGAGGCCAGGCTGGGGCGACTGGTTGGCCGCTTCCAGCGTTACCTGCGGGGGGCCCGGGCCGTGTGCACGGAGTCCTGGGCCCGCTTCCACCCGCTGCGCATGGTGGCTGGCTGCGCGCTCATCGCCGCCTCCTGCCTGCTCTGCTGTGTCGCCTCGGAGCTGGCGGCGGCCCTGGACTTCTCCTACCGAAGCCACCTCCTGTACCCGCTTCTCTGGGGCCTGGCGGTGGCGGCTCTGCTGGGGCTGGGCCACCTGCTCACCAAGGAGGGGCTGGACCTCATTCTGGTGTTGTCGTGGTCGGCTGCCGCCTCCCAGCTGGCCTTCTTCTGGCACTGGTGGGGCCGCCGGCCCCGTCGAGCCCATTTGGCTGGTGTCCAGCTGCCCGTGGCCAGCGCGGGCCTGTGGCAGAGATTGCGAGCGTGGCAGGGGCTGGTCCTCCCCATGGGCATCCTCTTCATCCGCTGCTGCGCCATGTTCTCGGACAGCTTTGTGGTGGCCGAGGCCCGGGTGGCCCCGTTCCTGCTcgcatccctggccatcctgcTGGTGGGGAAGCTGCACTGGCACGGCCGGCTGACCGCTCCGGAAGCCCCCAAGCAGCCTCCGGGCTTTGCCTTTTACCAGAAGGAGAGCTGGCAGCTTCTGTGCCTCCTGGCTGTGCTCCTGGCCTGCCTGCGCCTCTCAGGCCTTTTCCACCAATGCCGCGAGGAGATCCCGCACTGCCAGCCCTCGCCCTTCCTGGCCCCGCTCTCCAGCCTGCAGAGCACTCAGGCCAAGAACCTCTTCTACCTCCTGTGCGTGGCCGCGCTGGCCGGGCTGGTGTACGCTGTGCGGCGCTGGCTGCGGCACTACGGGAACCTGAACAGCTCCAGCCCCCTGGTGCTCTTCGTGCGCTGGGCCTTCCCGCTGGTGGCCGTCTGGATCGCTTGCTACTGGGCCGTCACCTCGGGGGCGGAGGACACGCTGGGCAAGCTGCAGGAGCTGGTGCAGGTGGCGCTGGTGGGCTTCCCACGGGCCGTCTACGGCCTGGCttccctggggctcctgctggtGCTGTGGACGCCCGTGACGGTGTTCGTGAAGGACAGCCGGGAGCCAGTGGGGCCCATTGTGACCCCTTATCAGGGGGCCCCCAGCTCCCAAGCTGACCTCCAGCACGTCATCCCTCAGATCTACAGGAGGATGCAGCAGTCTCTGAAGAGCCAGCTAGACAGGGGTCACCGGAGGGCCACGGTGGCAGCCTACGGGCTGGGGAGCGTGTACTCAGCCGCCCTGGTCATAGTTCTTACCCTGGTGggcttcctcctgctgctcctgcacaGTGAGAGGATGAGCCTCTCCTTCCTGCTCCTCTTCCTGGAGGCCTTTGTGCTGCTGCGGATCCATGTCTGTGTCGTGAGCCTCGCCGGGGACGCCG agcccTTCATGGTCCCCTGGTATGCGGTCACCGCCTGGGTCTTTGCTGCCACCCAGTTCTTCTATTCCACGGGCCACCAGCCCATCTTCCCAGCCATCCACTGGAACGCAGCCTTCGTGGGCTTCCAGCAGGGCCACACCACCCACCTGCTGCCCGCTGTCCTGGTGGGGGCCAACACGTTCGCCTCCCACATCCTCTTTGCAG TTGGCtgccctctgctcctgctctggcCCTTCGTCTGTGAGGCGCCCAACTCCCAGAGGAGGAAGCTGAAGAAGGAACTGCGGGAGGAgcttcaggaggaggaggagcccatGATGGAGATGAGGCTGCGGGAGTCTCCGGAGAGGTTCTCGGCTGCTCTGTTGCAGCTGGGGCTCAAGTACCTCTTTGTGCTTGGCGTGCAG ctcctggcctgCGTCTGGGCAGCCATGATCCTCAGGCGGCATCTCATGGTCTGGAAGGTGTTTGCCCCAAA GTTCCtctttgaggctctgggcttcaTGGTGAGCAGCATCTGCCTCCTGCTGGGGATCTTCCTGGTGATGCGTGTAGACTGCACGGTCAGCGCCTGGTTCGAGCAGCTCCAGCCCAGGTAG
- the PIGO gene encoding GPI ethanolamine phosphate transferase 3 isoform X1, whose product MQRWPVLLFLAWACFLFFSGIGLFTSGFLLMRIELTNRSSCSDSLAAPAWAGQQVAPGTCWMPQRVPKAVLLIIDALTFEFAHFDTAKARPRPYENKLGFLHQLAGSQPRHARLYRFRADPPTTTMQRIKGITTGSLPTFIDVGSNFASYAIEEDNLLGQLVQNGRRVVFMGDDTWDGLFPQKFFRSYFFPSFNVKDLHTVDDGILQHLYKTVDGGEWDLLIAHFLGVDHCGHKHGPDHPEMAKKLTQMNEMLRSLVDHLGNDTLLLVAGDHGMTETGDHGGDSEKEVNAALFVYSKTPLFGAHLPEEPETIPQVNLVPTLALLLGVPIPYSNIGEVMAELFSGDGGAASAALSQLSAYRVNAGQVDRFLHSYSLAAQDLPAERLRHLRELFSAALEEHDQLLAQVQEGLPASPELEARLGRLVGRFQRYLRGARAVCTESWARFHPLRMVAGCALIAASCLLCCVASELAAALDFSYRSHLLYPLLWGLAVAALLGLGHLLTKEGLDLILVLSWSAAASQLAFFWHWWGRRPRRAHLAGVQLPVASAGLWQRLRAWQGLVLPMGILFIRCCAMFSDSFVVAEARVAPFLLASLAILLVGKLHWHGRLTAPEAPKQPPGFAFYQKESWQLLCLLAVLLACLRLSGLFHQCREEIPHCQPSPFLAPLSSLQSTQAKNLFYLLCVAALAGLVYAVRRWLRHYGNLNSSSPLVLFVRWAFPLVAVWIACYWAVTSGAEDTLGKLQELVQVALVGFPRAVYGLASLGLLLVLWTPVTVFVKDSREPVGPIVTPYQGAPSSQADLQHVIPQIYRRMQQSLKSQLDRGHRRATVAAYGLGSVYSAALVIVLTLVGFLLLLLHSERMSLSFLLLFLEAFVLLRIHVCVVSLAGDAEPFMVPWYAVTAWVFAATQFFYSTGHQPIFPAIHWNAAFVGFQQGHTTHLLPAVLVGANTFASHILFAVGCPLLLLWPFVCEAPNSQRRKLKKELREELQEEEEPMMEMRLRESPERFSAALLQLGLKYLFVLGVQLLACVWAAMILRRHLMVWKVFAPKFLFEALGFMVSSICLLLGIFLVMRVDCTVSAWFEQLQPR is encoded by the exons ATGCAGAGGTGGCCGGTGCTGCTCTTCCTGGCCTGGGCCTGTTTCCTCTTCTTCTCCGGCATCGGTCTCTTCACCAGCGGCTTCCTGCTCATGAGGATCGAGCTCACCAACCGCAGCTCCTGCTCGGACTCGCTGGCCGCCCCAGCCTGGGCCGGGCAGCAGGTCGCGCCCGGCACCTGCTGGATGCCCCAGCGCGTCCCCAAAGCCGTGCTGCTCATCATAGACGCCCTGACCTTCGAGTTCGCCCACTTCGACACAGCTAAGGCGAGGCCCCGGCCCTACGAGAACAAGCTGGGCTTCCTGCACCAGCTggccggctcccagccccgccatGCCCGGCTCTACCGCTTCCGAGCCGACCCGCCCACCACCACCATGCAGCGCATCAAGGGCATCACCACCGGCTCCCTGCCCACCTTCATCGACGTGGGCAGCAACTTCGCCTCCTACGCCATCGAGGAGGACAACCTGCTCGGCCAGCTGGTGCAGAACG GGAGGAGAGTGGTCTTCATGGGGGATGACACCTGGGATGGGCTCTTCCCCCAGAAGTTCTTCCGCTCGTATTTCTTCCCTTCGTTTAACGTGAAGGATCTTCACACGGTGGATGATGGGATCCTGCAGCATCTCTATAAGACTG TGGATGGTGGCGAGTGGGACCTGCTGATCGCTCATTTCCTGGGTGTGGATCATTGTGGGCACAAGCATGGACCTGACCATCCAGAAATGGCCAAGAAGCTCACCCAGATGAACGAGATGCTCAG GTCGCTGGTGGATCACCTGGGGAACGACACCCTGCTGCTGGTGGCCGGGGACCATGGAATGACGGAGACTGGGGACCACGGAGGAGACAGTGAGAAGGAGGTGAACGCGGCGCTCTTCGTGTACAGTAAAACGCCTCTCTTTGGAGCCCACCTTCCTGAG GAGCCGGAAACCATCCCACAGGTGAACCTGGTGCCCACCTTGGCCCTGCTGCTGGGCGTGCCCATTCCCTACAGTAACATCGGGGAGGTGATGGCTGAGCTGTTCTCGGGGGATGGCGGCGCTGCTTCGGCAGCACTCAGTCAGCTCTCGGCGTATCGCGTCAACGCCGGACAG GTGGACCGTTTCCTGCACTCCTACTCGCTGGCTGCCCAGGACCTGCCGGCCGAGCGGCTCCGGCACCTGCGGGAGCTTTTCTCTGCCGCGCTGGAGGAGCACGACCAGCTGCTGGCCCAAGTGCAGGAGGGGCTGCCTGCATCCCCCGAGCTGGAGGCCAGGCTGGGGCGACTGGTTGGCCGCTTCCAGCGTTACCTGCGGGGGGCCCGGGCCGTGTGCACGGAGTCCTGGGCCCGCTTCCACCCGCTGCGCATGGTGGCTGGCTGCGCGCTCATCGCCGCCTCCTGCCTGCTCTGCTGTGTCGCCTCGGAGCTGGCGGCGGCCCTGGACTTCTCCTACCGAAGCCACCTCCTGTACCCGCTTCTCTGGGGCCTGGCGGTGGCGGCTCTGCTGGGGCTGGGCCACCTGCTCACCAAGGAGGGGCTGGACCTCATTCTGGTGTTGTCGTGGTCGGCTGCCGCCTCCCAGCTGGCCTTCTTCTGGCACTGGTGGGGCCGCCGGCCCCGTCGAGCCCATTTGGCTGGTGTCCAGCTGCCCGTGGCCAGCGCGGGCCTGTGGCAGAGATTGCGAGCGTGGCAGGGGCTGGTCCTCCCCATGGGCATCCTCTTCATCCGCTGCTGCGCCATGTTCTCGGACAGCTTTGTGGTGGCCGAGGCCCGGGTGGCCCCGTTCCTGCTcgcatccctggccatcctgcTGGTGGGGAAGCTGCACTGGCACGGCCGGCTGACCGCTCCGGAAGCCCCCAAGCAGCCTCCGGGCTTTGCCTTTTACCAGAAGGAGAGCTGGCAGCTTCTGTGCCTCCTGGCTGTGCTCCTGGCCTGCCTGCGCCTCTCAGGCCTTTTCCACCAATGCCGCGAGGAGATCCCGCACTGCCAGCCCTCGCCCTTCCTGGCCCCGCTCTCCAGCCTGCAGAGCACTCAGGCCAAGAACCTCTTCTACCTCCTGTGCGTGGCCGCGCTGGCCGGGCTGGTGTACGCTGTGCGGCGCTGGCTGCGGCACTACGGGAACCTGAACAGCTCCAGCCCCCTGGTGCTCTTCGTGCGCTGGGCCTTCCCGCTGGTGGCCGTCTGGATCGCTTGCTACTGGGCCGTCACCTCGGGGGCGGAGGACACGCTGGGCAAGCTGCAGGAGCTGGTGCAGGTGGCGCTGGTGGGCTTCCCACGGGCCGTCTACGGCCTGGCttccctggggctcctgctggtGCTGTGGACGCCCGTGACGGTGTTCGTGAAGGACAGCCGGGAGCCAGTGGGGCCCATTGTGACCCCTTATCAGGGGGCCCCCAGCTCCCAAGCTGACCTCCAGCACGTCATCCCTCAGATCTACAGGAGGATGCAGCAGTCTCTGAAGAGCCAGCTAGACAGGGGTCACCGGAGGGCCACGGTGGCAGCCTACGGGCTGGGGAGCGTGTACTCAGCCGCCCTGGTCATAGTTCTTACCCTGGTGggcttcctcctgctgctcctgcacaGTGAGAGGATGAGCCTCTCCTTCCTGCTCCTCTTCCTGGAGGCCTTTGTGCTGCTGCGGATCCATGTCTGTGTCGTGAGCCTCGCCGGGGACGCCG agcccTTCATGGTCCCCTGGTATGCGGTCACCGCCTGGGTCTTTGCTGCCACCCAGTTCTTCTATTCCACGGGCCACCAGCCCATCTTCCCAGCCATCCACTGGAACGCAGCCTTCGTGGGCTTCCAGCAGGGCCACACCACCCACCTGCTGCCCGCTGTCCTGGTGGGGGCCAACACGTTCGCCTCCCACATCCTCTTTGCAG TTGGCtgccctctgctcctgctctggcCCTTCGTCTGTGAGGCGCCCAACTCCCAGAGGAGGAAGCTGAAGAAGGAACTGCGGGAGGAgcttcaggaggaggaggagcccatGATGGAGATGAGGCTGCGGGAGTCTCCGGAGAGGTTCTCGGCTGCTCTGTTGCAGCTGGGGCTCAAGTACCTCTTTGTGCTTGGCGTGCAG ctcctggcctgCGTCTGGGCAGCCATGATCCTCAGGCGGCATCTCATGGTCTGGAAGGTGTTTGCCCCAAA GTTCCtctttgaggctctgggcttcaTGGTGAGCAGCATCTGCCTCCTGCTGGGGATCTTCCTGGTGATGCGTGTAGACTGCACGGTCAGCGCCTGGTTCGAGCAGCTCCAGCCCAGGTAG
- the PIGO gene encoding GPI ethanolamine phosphate transferase 3 isoform X2 — MQRWPVLLFLAWACFLFFSGIGLFTSGFLLMRIELTNRSSCSDSLAAPAWAGQQVAPGTCWMPQRVPKAVLLIIDALTFEFAHFDTAKARPRPYENKLGFLHQLAGSQPRHARLYRFRADPPTTTMQRIKGITTGSLPTFIDVGSNFASYAIEEDNLLGQLVQNGRRVVFMGDDTWDGLFPQKFFRSYFFPSFNVKDLHTVDDGILQHLYKTVDGGEWDLLIAHFLGVDHCGHKHGPDHPEMAKKLTQMNEMLRSLVDHLGNDTLLLVAGDHGMTETGDHGGDSEKEVNAALFVYSKTPLFGAHLPEVDRFLHSYSLAAQDLPAERLRHLRELFSAALEEHDQLLAQVQEGLPASPELEARLGRLVGRFQRYLRGARAVCTESWARFHPLRMVAGCALIAASCLLCCVASELAAALDFSYRSHLLYPLLWGLAVAALLGLGHLLTKEGLDLILVLSWSAAASQLAFFWHWWGRRPRRAHLAGVQLPVASAGLWQRLRAWQGLVLPMGILFIRCCAMFSDSFVVAEARVAPFLLASLAILLVGKLHWHGRLTAPEAPKQPPGFAFYQKESWQLLCLLAVLLACLRLSGLFHQCREEIPHCQPSPFLAPLSSLQSTQAKNLFYLLCVAALAGLVYAVRRWLRHYGNLNSSSPLVLFVRWAFPLVAVWIACYWAVTSGAEDTLGKLQELVQVALVGFPRAVYGLASLGLLLVLWTPVTVFVKDSREPVGPIVTPYQGAPSSQADLQHVIPQIYRRMQQSLKSQLDRGHRRATVAAYGLGSVYSAALVIVLTLVGFLLLLLHSERMSLSFLLLFLEAFVLLRIHVCVVSLAGDAEPFMVPWYAVTAWVFAATQFFYSTGHQPIFPAIHWNAAFVGFQQGHTTHLLPAVLVGANTFASHILFAVGCPLLLLWPFVCEAPNSQRRKLKKELREELQEEEEPMMEMRLRESPERFSAALLQLGLKYLFVLGVQLLACVWAAMILRRHLMVWKVFAPKFLFEALGFMVSSICLLLGIFLVMRVDCTVSAWFEQLQPR; from the exons ATGCAGAGGTGGCCGGTGCTGCTCTTCCTGGCCTGGGCCTGTTTCCTCTTCTTCTCCGGCATCGGTCTCTTCACCAGCGGCTTCCTGCTCATGAGGATCGAGCTCACCAACCGCAGCTCCTGCTCGGACTCGCTGGCCGCCCCAGCCTGGGCCGGGCAGCAGGTCGCGCCCGGCACCTGCTGGATGCCCCAGCGCGTCCCCAAAGCCGTGCTGCTCATCATAGACGCCCTGACCTTCGAGTTCGCCCACTTCGACACAGCTAAGGCGAGGCCCCGGCCCTACGAGAACAAGCTGGGCTTCCTGCACCAGCTggccggctcccagccccgccatGCCCGGCTCTACCGCTTCCGAGCCGACCCGCCCACCACCACCATGCAGCGCATCAAGGGCATCACCACCGGCTCCCTGCCCACCTTCATCGACGTGGGCAGCAACTTCGCCTCCTACGCCATCGAGGAGGACAACCTGCTCGGCCAGCTGGTGCAGAACG GGAGGAGAGTGGTCTTCATGGGGGATGACACCTGGGATGGGCTCTTCCCCCAGAAGTTCTTCCGCTCGTATTTCTTCCCTTCGTTTAACGTGAAGGATCTTCACACGGTGGATGATGGGATCCTGCAGCATCTCTATAAGACTG TGGATGGTGGCGAGTGGGACCTGCTGATCGCTCATTTCCTGGGTGTGGATCATTGTGGGCACAAGCATGGACCTGACCATCCAGAAATGGCCAAGAAGCTCACCCAGATGAACGAGATGCTCAG GTCGCTGGTGGATCACCTGGGGAACGACACCCTGCTGCTGGTGGCCGGGGACCATGGAATGACGGAGACTGGGGACCACGGAGGAGACAGTGAGAAGGAGGTGAACGCGGCGCTCTTCGTGTACAGTAAAACGCCTCTCTTTGGAGCCCACCTTCCTGAG GTGGACCGTTTCCTGCACTCCTACTCGCTGGCTGCCCAGGACCTGCCGGCCGAGCGGCTCCGGCACCTGCGGGAGCTTTTCTCTGCCGCGCTGGAGGAGCACGACCAGCTGCTGGCCCAAGTGCAGGAGGGGCTGCCTGCATCCCCCGAGCTGGAGGCCAGGCTGGGGCGACTGGTTGGCCGCTTCCAGCGTTACCTGCGGGGGGCCCGGGCCGTGTGCACGGAGTCCTGGGCCCGCTTCCACCCGCTGCGCATGGTGGCTGGCTGCGCGCTCATCGCCGCCTCCTGCCTGCTCTGCTGTGTCGCCTCGGAGCTGGCGGCGGCCCTGGACTTCTCCTACCGAAGCCACCTCCTGTACCCGCTTCTCTGGGGCCTGGCGGTGGCGGCTCTGCTGGGGCTGGGCCACCTGCTCACCAAGGAGGGGCTGGACCTCATTCTGGTGTTGTCGTGGTCGGCTGCCGCCTCCCAGCTGGCCTTCTTCTGGCACTGGTGGGGCCGCCGGCCCCGTCGAGCCCATTTGGCTGGTGTCCAGCTGCCCGTGGCCAGCGCGGGCCTGTGGCAGAGATTGCGAGCGTGGCAGGGGCTGGTCCTCCCCATGGGCATCCTCTTCATCCGCTGCTGCGCCATGTTCTCGGACAGCTTTGTGGTGGCCGAGGCCCGGGTGGCCCCGTTCCTGCTcgcatccctggccatcctgcTGGTGGGGAAGCTGCACTGGCACGGCCGGCTGACCGCTCCGGAAGCCCCCAAGCAGCCTCCGGGCTTTGCCTTTTACCAGAAGGAGAGCTGGCAGCTTCTGTGCCTCCTGGCTGTGCTCCTGGCCTGCCTGCGCCTCTCAGGCCTTTTCCACCAATGCCGCGAGGAGATCCCGCACTGCCAGCCCTCGCCCTTCCTGGCCCCGCTCTCCAGCCTGCAGAGCACTCAGGCCAAGAACCTCTTCTACCTCCTGTGCGTGGCCGCGCTGGCCGGGCTGGTGTACGCTGTGCGGCGCTGGCTGCGGCACTACGGGAACCTGAACAGCTCCAGCCCCCTGGTGCTCTTCGTGCGCTGGGCCTTCCCGCTGGTGGCCGTCTGGATCGCTTGCTACTGGGCCGTCACCTCGGGGGCGGAGGACACGCTGGGCAAGCTGCAGGAGCTGGTGCAGGTGGCGCTGGTGGGCTTCCCACGGGCCGTCTACGGCCTGGCttccctggggctcctgctggtGCTGTGGACGCCCGTGACGGTGTTCGTGAAGGACAGCCGGGAGCCAGTGGGGCCCATTGTGACCCCTTATCAGGGGGCCCCCAGCTCCCAAGCTGACCTCCAGCACGTCATCCCTCAGATCTACAGGAGGATGCAGCAGTCTCTGAAGAGCCAGCTAGACAGGGGTCACCGGAGGGCCACGGTGGCAGCCTACGGGCTGGGGAGCGTGTACTCAGCCGCCCTGGTCATAGTTCTTACCCTGGTGggcttcctcctgctgctcctgcacaGTGAGAGGATGAGCCTCTCCTTCCTGCTCCTCTTCCTGGAGGCCTTTGTGCTGCTGCGGATCCATGTCTGTGTCGTGAGCCTCGCCGGGGACGCCG agcccTTCATGGTCCCCTGGTATGCGGTCACCGCCTGGGTCTTTGCTGCCACCCAGTTCTTCTATTCCACGGGCCACCAGCCCATCTTCCCAGCCATCCACTGGAACGCAGCCTTCGTGGGCTTCCAGCAGGGCCACACCACCCACCTGCTGCCCGCTGTCCTGGTGGGGGCCAACACGTTCGCCTCCCACATCCTCTTTGCAG TTGGCtgccctctgctcctgctctggcCCTTCGTCTGTGAGGCGCCCAACTCCCAGAGGAGGAAGCTGAAGAAGGAACTGCGGGAGGAgcttcaggaggaggaggagcccatGATGGAGATGAGGCTGCGGGAGTCTCCGGAGAGGTTCTCGGCTGCTCTGTTGCAGCTGGGGCTCAAGTACCTCTTTGTGCTTGGCGTGCAG ctcctggcctgCGTCTGGGCAGCCATGATCCTCAGGCGGCATCTCATGGTCTGGAAGGTGTTTGCCCCAAA GTTCCtctttgaggctctgggcttcaTGGTGAGCAGCATCTGCCTCCTGCTGGGGATCTTCCTGGTGATGCGTGTAGACTGCACGGTCAGCGCCTGGTTCGAGCAGCTCCAGCCCAGGTAG